A region from the Triticum urartu cultivar G1812 chromosome 1, Tu2.1, whole genome shotgun sequence genome encodes:
- the LOC125532957 gene encoding uncharacterized protein LOC125532957, giving the protein MMHFTLGGAAGKRKAAHARSASHPCHCQCHPVHTRLDAGVRALMAWSASAADGPSGLAHVEAVLAVLGEFLALPQAAAALRDDAAACDRFLTLADAYGSFEQALLALKQSVAQLRAGVRLGDGVMVAASLPARRRAEKELCGLAAAMRHASRHVMLAPADAADGEVTGVVAEAAAATASASEAIFLWCAAMSPDVSALVQTVPVNAWLARLRVVPVAKKAVSLPETATLAAALERLEERIGELESGSEKVFSSLLQARVSLLNIHNTL; this is encoded by the coding sequence ATGATGCACTTCACACTCGGAGGCGCCGCGGGGAAGAGGAAGGCCGCGCACGCCCGGTCGGCGAGCCATCCGTGCCACTGCCAGTGCCACCCCGTCCACACGCGCCTCGACGCCGGCGTCCGCGCGCTCATGGCGTGGTCGGCCTCCGCCGCGGACGGGCCGTCGGGGCTCGCGCACGTGGAGGCCGTCCTGGCCGTGCTCGGCGAGTTCCTCGCGCTGCCGCAGGCCGCGGCGGCCCTCCGCGACGACGCGGCCGCCTGCGACCGGTTCCTCACGCTCGCCGACGCGTACGGCTCGTTCGAGCAGGCGCTGCTCGCGCTCAAGCAGAGCGTCGCGCAGCTGCGGGCGGGCGTCCGGCTCGGGGACGGCGTGATGGTCGCCGCGTCGCTCCCGGCACGCAGGCGCGCAGAGAAGGAGCTGTGCGGCCTCGCCGCCGCGATGCGGCACGCCTCGAGGCACGTCATGCTGGCGCCGGCGGATGCCGCGGACGGTGAGGTCACCGGCGTGGTGGCGGAGGCGGCCGCGGCCACGGCGTCGGCGTCGGAGGCCATCTTCCTGTGGTGTGCGGCAATGTCCCCGGACGTATCGGCGCTGGTCCAGACGGTGCCCGTGAACGCGTGGCTGGCGAGGCTGCGGGTCGTGCCTGTGGCCAAGAAGGCAGTGTCACTGCCGGAGACGGCGACGCTGGCGGCGGCGTTGGAGAGGCTTGAGGAACGCATTGGCGAGCTCGAGAGCGGGAGCGAGAAGGTGTTCAGTAGCCTGCTTCAGGCTAGAGTTTCACTCCTGAACATCCATAATACCTTGTAG